Proteins found in one Seonamhaeicola sp. S2-3 genomic segment:
- a CDS encoding glycoside hydrolase family 125 protein, with the protein MNRRVFAKQTALGSMGLALTPQFTLSQTTYKDFVSKRPPKKERLFTSKAIEEVIKKVKKQLKDPELAWLFENCFPNTLDTTVFYKEEIGRPLSHIITGDINAMWLRDSTCQVWPYVPFANKDEKLRKMIVGLINWQADCVLVDPYANAFKKDKSEVSQWKDDLTDMKDELHERKWEINSLLFVIRLAYKYWKTTGDTAPFDANWENAMKLIYQTLLEQQRFDNLGPYTFMRETTQANEVIANNGYGRPTRKIGMIHATHRQDDACVFPFYVPDNLMAVVELKHLAEMFKTILNNTTYAERCLKMADQIDSAIKEYAIIEHKVFGKMYAFEVDGFGSQLLLEESTIPNLMSLPYIDACDINDPVYQNTRKWLLSEWNPKFVKGKFTEGIGSTHYFEPPKRIWPLSTISRALTTDDKEEIMFCVEQIKRSNAGTGFIHESYLPDHPEDFTRPWFSWVNTYFGEMILILLEKYPKLLS; encoded by the coding sequence ATGAATAGAAGGGTGTTTGCAAAACAAACTGCATTGGGCTCCATGGGGCTGGCATTAACTCCGCAATTTACTCTTTCGCAAACAACCTATAAAGATTTTGTATCGAAAAGACCGCCAAAAAAAGAGAGACTGTTTACCAGTAAAGCTATTGAAGAGGTTATAAAAAAAGTAAAAAAACAACTTAAAGACCCAGAGTTGGCATGGTTGTTCGAGAATTGTTTCCCAAATACCCTAGATACTACTGTATTTTATAAAGAAGAAATAGGCAGGCCATTAAGCCATATCATTACAGGAGATATAAATGCCATGTGGTTAAGAGATTCTACCTGCCAAGTATGGCCGTACGTCCCTTTTGCCAATAAAGATGAAAAATTGCGTAAGATGATTGTGGGGCTAATAAACTGGCAGGCAGACTGTGTTTTGGTAGACCCTTATGCCAATGCGTTTAAAAAAGATAAAAGTGAGGTTAGTCAATGGAAGGACGACCTAACCGACATGAAGGACGAACTGCATGAACGCAAATGGGAAATCAATTCGCTTCTTTTCGTTATCAGGTTGGCTTACAAATATTGGAAAACCACAGGAGATACTGCGCCTTTTGATGCCAATTGGGAAAACGCCATGAAACTTATCTACCAAACACTATTAGAACAACAACGTTTTGATAATCTTGGGCCTTACACCTTTATGCGAGAAACCACACAAGCCAATGAGGTTATTGCAAATAATGGTTACGGAAGGCCTACCAGAAAAATTGGAATGATACATGCCACACACCGTCAAGACGATGCCTGCGTATTCCCATTTTATGTGCCAGATAATTTAATGGCCGTGGTAGAATTAAAGCACCTAGCCGAAATGTTCAAGACCATTTTAAATAATACCACCTATGCAGAGCGTTGCTTAAAAATGGCAGACCAAATAGACAGCGCCATTAAGGAATATGCCATAATAGAACACAAGGTTTTTGGCAAAATGTATGCTTTTGAAGTAGATGGCTTTGGAAGCCAATTACTGTTGGAAGAGTCCACAATACCAAATTTAATGTCTTTACCTTACATAGACGCTTGCGATATAAACGACCCCGTGTACCAAAATACCAGAAAATGGTTGCTTAGTGAGTGGAATCCTAAATTTGTAAAAGGTAAATTTACCGAGGGCATTGGCAGTACACACTACTTTGAGCCACCAAAACGTATTTGGCCATTAAGTACAATTTCTAGAGCATTAACAACAGATGACAAAGAAGAAATAATGTTCTGTGTAGAACAAATAAAACGAAGTAACGCAGGTACAGGTTTTATTCATGAATCGTATTTACCAGACCACCCCGAAGATTTTACTCGTCCTTGGTTTTCATGGGTAAACACGTATTTTGGGGAGATGATATTAATTCTACTTGAAAAATACCCTAAATTACTTAGCTAG